The Pseudofrankia inefficax genome window below encodes:
- a CDS encoding Rieske (2Fe-2S) protein, protein MTEGIRVASLDDIPKGEGVAIARELTGTADDIALLRDDDGTVWALDNTCTHEDAALADGWVEGGFVECPLHSSRFCLKDGEVQGLPATRGVCPHRVEIRDGGVYLFPNETP, encoded by the coding sequence ATGACCGAAGGCATCCGCGTCGCCTCGCTCGACGACATTCCCAAGGGCGAAGGAGTCGCCATCGCCAGGGAGCTCACCGGGACCGCGGACGACATCGCCCTGCTGCGCGACGACGACGGCACGGTGTGGGCGCTCGACAACACCTGTACGCACGAGGACGCCGCGCTCGCCGACGGCTGGGTCGAAGGCGGTTTCGTCGAGTGCCCGTTGCACTCGAGCAGGTTCTGCCTCAAGGACGGCGAGGTCCAGGGACTGCCGGCGACCAGGGGCGTGTGCCCGCACCGGGTCGAGATCCGTGACGGCGGCGTCTACCTGTTCCCGAACGAGACACCGTAG
- a CDS encoding 3-carboxyethylcatechol 2,3-dioxygenase has product MTAAAVGLSHSPLIGKVDPAPDTVQRVDQAVARARAFVRGFGPELVVLFAPDHYNGFFYKEMPPFCLATAAHAIGDFGSGEGPLSVDGRSARSLAEGVLDRGVDLTISARMTVDHGFAQPLDVLFGGIDRVPVVPVFINGVATPLGPVRRIRALGAAIGAAAADLDKRVLFVASGGLSHDPPVPVLDGAPPRVADALIDGAAPTAEQRARSEQRVVQAGRDYAAGTSTRLPINPAWDNHLLDLIEVGDLATVDSWTVDWMAAEGGGSAHEVRTWIAAFAALAATGPYTLESRFYEPVPAWIAGFAVATAQGR; this is encoded by the coding sequence GTGACCGCCGCGGCCGTCGGGCTGTCCCACTCGCCGCTCATCGGCAAGGTGGACCCGGCACCAGACACGGTCCAGCGCGTCGACCAGGCCGTCGCTCGTGCCCGGGCCTTCGTTCGAGGCTTCGGCCCCGAGCTCGTCGTGCTGTTCGCGCCCGACCATTACAACGGCTTCTTCTACAAGGAGATGCCGCCGTTCTGCCTGGCGACCGCCGCCCACGCGATCGGCGACTTCGGCTCCGGTGAAGGGCCGCTGTCCGTCGACGGGAGGTCCGCCAGATCGCTTGCCGAGGGAGTGCTCGACCGAGGCGTCGATCTCACGATCTCGGCCCGGATGACCGTCGACCACGGCTTCGCTCAGCCGTTGGACGTTCTTTTCGGCGGCATCGACCGCGTTCCTGTCGTCCCGGTCTTCATCAACGGCGTGGCGACCCCGCTCGGCCCGGTCCGCCGCATCCGTGCCTTGGGTGCCGCGATCGGCGCGGCCGCCGCCGACCTCGACAAGCGGGTACTGTTCGTCGCCTCGGGCGGTCTGTCGCACGACCCGCCGGTGCCCGTGCTCGACGGCGCGCCGCCGCGGGTCGCCGACGCGCTCATCGACGGCGCCGCGCCGACGGCGGAGCAGCGGGCCAGGAGCGAGCAGCGGGTGGTGCAGGCCGGCCGGGACTACGCGGCCGGGACCTCGACTAGGCTCCCGATCAACCCGGCCTGGGACAACCACCTGCTCGACCTGATCGAGGTTGGTGACCTCGCGACCGTCGATTCCTGGACGGTCGACTGGATGGCTGCCGAGGGCGGCGGCTCGGCCCACGAGGTCCGGACCTGGATCGCGGCCTTCGCCGCGCTCGCGGCCACCGGCCCGTACACACTGGAGTCACGGTTCTACGAACCGGTTCCCGCCTGGATCGCTGGATTCGCGGTCGCCACGGCGCAGGGCCGCTGA
- a CDS encoding VOC family protein yields MTSDHEPAATPGQERAGAAKDLGGLLGRIGPSFFQTAWVVADLDAAKKAMQDTLGCGEFAEFRMEQKWTLRGERVAGGLALGYARTGNMQVELMQPLTGTTIQHEFLTERGPGPHHYGYLVTNLAESVAAAADFGFTETMSGRFGTVKVSFIDTYTELGVYLELIEDPDDLYWATKPWRDSRDQVRLT; encoded by the coding sequence ATGACATCGGACCACGAGCCGGCCGCGACACCCGGCCAGGAGCGGGCCGGCGCGGCCAAGGACCTTGGCGGTCTGTTGGGCCGCATCGGGCCCAGCTTCTTCCAGACGGCGTGGGTGGTGGCCGACCTCGACGCGGCCAAGAAGGCCATGCAGGACACGCTCGGCTGCGGCGAGTTCGCCGAGTTCCGCATGGAACAGAAATGGACCCTGCGCGGCGAACGCGTCGCCGGCGGGCTCGCCCTCGGCTACGCCCGCACGGGCAACATGCAGGTCGAGCTCATGCAGCCGCTCACGGGCACCACCATCCAGCACGAGTTCCTCACCGAACGCGGGCCAGGGCCGCACCACTACGGCTACCTCGTCACGAACCTCGCCGAGTCCGTCGCCGCGGCGGCGGACTTCGGATTCACCGAGACGATGTCCGGACGCTTCGGCACCGTGAAGGTCTCCTTCATCGACACCTACACCGAGCTCGGCGTCTACCTCGAACTCATCGAGGACCCCGACGACCTCTACTGGGCCACCAAGCCCTGGCGGGACAGCCGCGACCAGGTCCGCCTCACCTGA
- a CDS encoding IclR family transcriptional regulator gives MAGASAPEAAERTAVDKALSLLAALGGESPAGLGVTELGRRTGLTKSTAFRLLGVLLRNGVIERVGSNYRLSPALGELGGHADDPRHEWLCTVLTPFLADLYELTHETVHLAVLDGLDVLYINKLYGHRPVRSPSRIGGRVPAHCTAVGKSLLAYDAQAIDAVAARSLAGLTAHTITDRNLLERHLCEVQRDGIAFDHEEALLGLTCVAAPVFGPAGRPVAAVSVAGATGRFDPRQHAAALRRICYAAGRALVAAQGPPRSPGALARMAAS, from the coding sequence ATGGCCGGTGCGAGCGCCCCCGAGGCGGCGGAGCGGACCGCCGTCGACAAGGCGCTGAGCCTGCTCGCCGCACTCGGAGGTGAGTCCCCGGCGGGGTTGGGCGTCACGGAACTCGGCCGACGCACCGGCCTGACCAAGTCGACCGCGTTCCGCCTTCTCGGCGTCCTACTGCGCAACGGCGTCATCGAACGGGTTGGTAGCAACTATCGCCTAAGTCCCGCACTTGGCGAATTAGGCGGGCACGCCGACGATCCCCGGCATGAATGGCTGTGCACGGTCCTGACGCCGTTTCTTGCGGACCTTTACGAGTTAACCCATGAGACCGTTCATCTCGCGGTGCTGGACGGCCTCGACGTGCTCTACATCAACAAGCTGTACGGACATCGCCCAGTCCGGTCACCGTCGCGGATCGGCGGCCGGGTGCCCGCCCACTGCACGGCGGTCGGCAAGTCGCTGCTCGCCTACGACGCGCAGGCGATCGACGCCGTGGCCGCACGGAGCCTCGCCGGCCTGACGGCTCACACCATCACCGACCGGAACCTCCTCGAACGGCATCTGTGCGAGGTCCAGCGAGATGGCATCGCCTTCGACCACGAAGAGGCGCTCCTCGGGCTTACCTGTGTCGCCGCTCCTGTGTTCGGTCCGGCCGGCCGGCCGGTGGCCGCGGTCTCGGTGGCAGGCGCGACAGGCCGGTTCGACCCGCGGCAGCACGCCGCGGCCCTGCGACGGATCTGCTACGCGGCCGGCCGGGCCCTCGTCGCCGCACAGGGTCCGCCCCGCTCCCCCGGCGCGCTGGCGCGGATGGCCGCTTCCTGA
- a CDS encoding 3-phenylpropionate/cinnamic acid dioxygenase subunit beta, whose protein sequence is MSISTDAVPVALAGRRADRDLHFEVEQFYYEEAELLDEGRYTEWLDLLDDDLDYWMPTRTNRLRRQQALSVAARGEAAFYDETKQSLAWRIRRFDSGTAWAEDPPSRTRHLVTNVVAHHVDPADHPGFTENDLAVRAAFLVYRNRLEREENVFAGRRTDILRRGGGALRVARRVILLDQNVLQAKNISTFF, encoded by the coding sequence GTGAGCATCAGCACGGACGCGGTCCCGGTGGCCCTCGCGGGAAGACGCGCGGACCGTGACCTTCATTTCGAGGTCGAGCAGTTCTACTACGAGGAGGCCGAACTACTCGACGAGGGCCGGTACACCGAGTGGCTCGACCTGCTCGACGACGACCTGGACTACTGGATGCCGACCCGCACCAACCGGCTTCGCCGCCAGCAGGCGCTGTCGGTGGCGGCCCGCGGCGAGGCCGCGTTCTACGACGAGACCAAGCAGAGCCTGGCCTGGCGGATCCGCCGGTTCGACTCCGGCACCGCCTGGGCGGAGGACCCGCCATCGCGCACCCGCCACCTGGTGACCAACGTCGTGGCGCACCACGTCGACCCGGCCGACCATCCCGGATTCACCGAGAACGACCTCGCCGTGCGCGCGGCGTTTCTCGTCTACCGCAACAGGCTGGAACGCGAGGAGAACGTGTTCGCCGGCCGCCGCACCGACATCCTGCGGCGCGGCGGCGGGGCGCTGCGCGTGGCGCGCCGCGTCATCCTGCTGGACCAGAACGTCCTGCAGGCAAAGAACATCTCGACCTTCTTCTAA
- a CDS encoding TetR/AcrR family transcriptional regulator → MTAPRRTGTESSTTRAFLLDITERIMREEGYAGVSSRSVAKRAGVTPALIHYYFPTLDDLFLALFRRGAERNLERHERVLSSPQPLRELWELMTEPTRSALLTEFMALANHRKSIRDEIAEYSKRSRRQQTELLASGMAQYGPGLAEIPAPALIFLMGAVSRAFVAEDALGISDGHAEVRALVERLLAQAAPAEPAVEKP, encoded by the coding sequence ATGACCGCACCGCGCCGTACCGGCACCGAGAGCTCGACGACCCGCGCGTTCCTGCTGGACATCACCGAGCGCATCATGCGCGAGGAGGGCTACGCCGGTGTGAGCTCACGCAGTGTCGCCAAGCGAGCCGGTGTCACCCCCGCGCTGATCCACTACTACTTCCCGACGTTGGACGATCTGTTCCTGGCCCTGTTCCGGCGGGGTGCCGAGCGCAACCTCGAACGGCACGAGCGCGTGCTGTCCTCGCCGCAGCCGCTGCGTGAGCTGTGGGAGCTGATGACCGAGCCCACCCGCTCCGCGCTGCTGACGGAGTTCATGGCGCTGGCGAACCACCGCAAGAGCATCCGTGACGAGATCGCCGAGTACTCGAAGCGGTCCCGGCGTCAGCAGACCGAACTGCTCGCGAGCGGGATGGCGCAGTACGGTCCCGGCCTCGCCGAGATCCCGGCACCGGCGCTGATCTTCCTTATGGGCGCGGTCAGCCGTGCGTTCGTCGCGGAGGACGCCCTCGGCATCTCCGACGGCCACGCCGAGGTGCGGGCCCTCGTGGAGCGGCTGCTCGCGCAGGCCGCTCCCGCCGAGCCGGCCGTCGAGAAGCCCTGA
- a CDS encoding helix-turn-helix domain-containing protein translates to MSDANKLVARNVRRFREERKLSLGELARRSGLSKQTLSKIEQGTGNPTIDSIEAIADALHLTMRRLVTEWGSPLYVQRAQGAAWDGQHDDWSVRMMDQVYGSGYVRTLIVRLGRSDAEPQVKGTFGTGSPGTLHHVYVIEGEVRAGPRGDTVTLGPGDFVRFPGDPGHGVECLSPTATLHVVTTVPQVPQFPEAIEI, encoded by the coding sequence ATGAGTGACGCCAACAAGCTGGTCGCCCGCAACGTGCGACGTTTCCGGGAGGAACGAAAGCTGTCGCTGGGAGAGCTCGCGCGCAGGTCCGGGCTGTCGAAGCAGACGCTGTCCAAGATCGAACAGGGCACCGGTAACCCGACGATCGACTCCATCGAAGCGATCGCCGACGCCCTGCACCTGACCATGCGGCGCCTGGTCACCGAATGGGGCTCGCCCCTCTACGTCCAGCGTGCCCAGGGCGCGGCCTGGGACGGCCAGCACGACGACTGGTCGGTCCGAATGATGGACCAGGTATACGGCTCGGGCTACGTGCGCACGCTGATCGTGCGGCTCGGCAGGTCCGACGCCGAACCGCAGGTCAAGGGAACGTTCGGAACCGGCTCGCCGGGCACGCTGCACCACGTCTACGTGATCGAGGGCGAGGTCCGAGCCGGCCCCCGAGGCGACACCGTCACCCTCGGCCCCGGGGACTTCGTGCGCTTCCCCGGTGACCCGGGCCATGGAGTCGAATGTCTGAGCCCTACGGCGACCCTTCATGTCGTGACCACCGTCCCGCAGGTGCCGCAGTTTCCCGAAGCCATCGAGATCTAG
- a CDS encoding alpha/beta fold hydrolase, which produces MTDVSLKQHVVNTSLGEIAVADVGEGPVLVMLHGGGPGASGVANFHQNLAALAAGFRVLLPDQPGFGGSYRPTEADLRARSVTEIAVDALFQTLDALGVERFHLLGNSLGGAAAIAMAQTRPDRVAGLVLMAPGGGWLPFGPTPTEGQKEMFRYYNGGGPSPRKMANFIRTMVFDHRQFGDDAVLARYEASLDESHIEFYHRYNASFAQRNGMDPLWRDLHKIKAPTLLLWGRDDRTITLDGAQLMLKQIRDVQLHVFGNCGHWVQIERQRDFDRLVTDFLAALA; this is translated from the coding sequence GTGACTGACGTTTCCCTGAAACAGCACGTGGTGAACACCTCGCTCGGCGAGATCGCGGTCGCCGACGTGGGTGAGGGCCCGGTTCTGGTGATGTTGCACGGCGGCGGCCCTGGCGCCTCCGGGGTCGCCAACTTCCACCAGAACCTCGCGGCGCTGGCGGCCGGCTTCCGGGTGCTGCTGCCCGACCAGCCGGGCTTCGGCGGCAGCTACCGGCCGACGGAGGCCGACCTGCGGGCCCGCTCCGTCACCGAGATCGCCGTCGACGCGCTGTTCCAGACCCTCGACGCCCTGGGCGTCGAGCGGTTCCACCTGCTGGGCAACAGCCTCGGCGGCGCCGCGGCGATCGCGATGGCCCAGACCCGGCCGGACCGCGTGGCCGGCCTCGTGCTGATGGCGCCCGGCGGTGGCTGGCTGCCGTTCGGGCCGACTCCGACCGAGGGCCAGAAGGAGATGTTCCGCTACTACAACGGCGGCGGACCGTCGCCCCGGAAGATGGCGAACTTCATCCGCACCATGGTCTTCGACCACAGGCAGTTCGGCGACGACGCCGTGCTGGCGAGGTACGAGGCGTCCCTCGACGAGAGCCACATCGAGTTCTACCACCGCTACAACGCCTCGTTCGCCCAGCGGAACGGCATGGACCCGCTGTGGCGAGACCTCCACAAGATCAAGGCGCCGACGCTGCTGCTGTGGGGACGCGACGACCGCACCATCACCCTCGATGGCGCCCAGCTCATGCTCAAGCAGATCCGCGATGTCCAGCTGCACGTCTTCGGCAACTGCGGCCACTGGGTCCAGATCGAACGCCAACGCGACTTCGACCGCCTCGTGACCGACTTCCTCGCGGCGCTGGCATGA
- a CDS encoding SRPBCC family protein, with product MFAPSWLFLAHTDQFHKPGDFFTTYMGEDPVIVTMDRGRTVRAYLNSCRHRGARVCRADSGATRNFTCTYHGWSYDLAGELVSVPNRDGYPGSFRTGDWGLVEVPQVASYRGLIFGTWNPEPVPLTEYLGDMAWYLDAMLDHDPDGTVVVGGVHKWTLDGNWKLAAEQFATDWYHVNMSHASALMLLTPEGRRPRDEIVHRTGRQYVGDNGHGAGFPVHPKNRFDERAVHDWTDYAALRARLGDARVEGPLTNGHATVFPNFSYLPVNGSIRVWHPKGPDRMEVWAWTLVDRSMPPEVREAQRLYNLRTFGPSGIFEQDDGENWSEVQAISHGFITNQVPLNYQMGLGSERHDGTYPGRTSELYSDAAGRGFYAHWRELMNTPAWHEQEPTR from the coding sequence GTGTTCGCCCCGAGTTGGCTCTTCCTGGCCCACACCGACCAGTTCCACAAGCCGGGTGACTTCTTCACCACCTACATGGGCGAGGACCCGGTCATCGTCACGATGGACCGCGGCCGGACCGTGCGGGCGTACCTCAACTCGTGCCGGCATCGGGGTGCGCGGGTGTGCCGGGCCGACTCCGGCGCGACGAGGAACTTCACGTGCACCTATCACGGCTGGTCCTACGACCTGGCCGGCGAGCTGGTGAGCGTCCCGAACCGGGATGGCTACCCGGGCTCCTTTCGGACCGGGGACTGGGGCCTGGTGGAGGTGCCGCAGGTCGCCAGCTACCGCGGTCTGATCTTCGGGACCTGGAACCCCGAGCCCGTGCCGCTCACGGAGTACCTGGGTGACATGGCCTGGTACCTCGACGCGATGCTCGACCACGACCCGGACGGCACCGTCGTGGTCGGCGGCGTCCACAAATGGACGCTCGACGGCAACTGGAAACTCGCCGCCGAGCAGTTCGCCACGGACTGGTACCACGTGAACATGAGCCACGCCTCCGCGCTCATGCTGTTGACACCCGAGGGGCGCAGACCGCGCGACGAGATCGTGCACCGGACCGGCCGGCAGTACGTCGGAGACAACGGCCACGGCGCTGGTTTCCCGGTGCACCCCAAGAACCGCTTCGACGAGCGGGCGGTGCACGACTGGACGGACTACGCCGCGCTGCGCGCACGGCTGGGCGATGCCCGCGTCGAGGGACCACTGACCAACGGCCACGCGACGGTCTTCCCGAACTTCTCCTACCTTCCCGTGAACGGCTCTATCCGGGTGTGGCATCCGAAAGGACCTGACCGGATGGAGGTCTGGGCCTGGACGCTGGTCGACCGGTCCATGCCGCCGGAGGTTCGTGAGGCCCAGCGCCTGTACAACCTGCGCACCTTCGGGCCCAGCGGCATCTTCGAGCAGGACGACGGCGAGAACTGGAGCGAGGTGCAGGCGATCTCGCACGGCTTCATCACCAACCAGGTCCCGCTCAACTACCAGATGGGCCTGGGCTCGGAACGTCACGACGGCACGTATCCAGGCCGGACCAGCGAGCTCTACAGCGACGCGGCCGGCCGCGGTTTCTACGCCCACTGGCGCGAGCTGATGAACACTCCGGCCTGGCACGAACAGGAGCCGACACGATGA
- a CDS encoding CocE/NonD family hydrolase, producing the protein MRDGVRLAADVYQPVSAPLGTLLMRGPYGRGVAYSTLARQLAARGYQVVFVSSRGTFDSEGYFDAMRVEAADGQDVVVWMRAQPWYTGTFGTVGVSYLGFTEWALFADPPRDLKAAAVFVGPHDFAEHSLSTGTYNLDIIGWAHIISRQETSNMLSVIVDGVRGTPRVRQVMAATSILEAVDAEFQGRVPWLREWLTHPDLADPHWGPARFGSALETVDVPVLIVSGWMDIFTRQSHEQYRRLSARGVDVALTVGPWTHGGSALARAPFKEILDWLDAKVGGLPVTPRPAPVHLHVTGAGEWRHLDTWPPKSSTRTLRPHADGRLDETQADGGEEMTFTYDPADPTPTLGGATFTKGGYVKDGALARRNDVLAFTTEPLDVDLEVMGTPVVTLDDRTEHPDADLCVRISDVDSRGTSRNVADGYLRVRDATGPIRLDLSPVAHRFKAGHRIRLLVAGGSFPRYARNPGTGENPMTARTRLTNRHTIALATSRLDLPVPS; encoded by the coding sequence ATGCGCGACGGGGTCCGTCTTGCCGCGGACGTCTACCAGCCGGTCTCCGCGCCTCTCGGGACGCTGCTCATGCGAGGCCCGTACGGGCGTGGTGTGGCCTACTCGACGCTGGCCCGGCAACTCGCTGCCCGCGGCTATCAGGTCGTGTTCGTCAGCAGCCGTGGCACGTTTGACTCGGAGGGCTACTTCGACGCGATGCGGGTCGAGGCGGCGGACGGCCAGGACGTCGTGGTCTGGATGCGCGCCCAACCGTGGTACACGGGGACGTTCGGCACCGTCGGCGTGTCCTATCTGGGGTTCACCGAATGGGCGCTTTTCGCCGATCCCCCTCGGGACCTGAAAGCGGCCGCGGTTTTCGTCGGCCCGCACGACTTCGCCGAGCATTCACTGAGCACGGGCACCTACAATCTCGACATCATCGGCTGGGCTCACATCATCAGCCGGCAGGAGACGTCGAACATGCTCTCGGTCATTGTCGACGGCGTGCGGGGCACCCCGCGGGTGCGTCAGGTGATGGCGGCGACCTCGATCCTGGAAGCGGTCGACGCGGAGTTCCAAGGCCGTGTCCCCTGGCTGCGGGAGTGGCTGACCCATCCGGATCTGGCCGATCCGCACTGGGGTCCCGCGCGCTTCGGTTCGGCCCTGGAGACGGTGGACGTTCCGGTACTGATCGTCAGCGGCTGGATGGACATCTTCACGCGGCAGAGTCACGAGCAGTACCGCCGGCTGAGCGCCCGCGGCGTCGATGTCGCGTTGACCGTCGGACCTTGGACGCACGGGGGCTCCGCCCTCGCCAGGGCTCCCTTCAAGGAGATCCTGGACTGGCTCGACGCCAAGGTGGGCGGTCTGCCGGTAACGCCGCGCCCAGCCCCGGTGCACCTTCATGTCACCGGTGCGGGGGAGTGGCGTCACCTCGACACGTGGCCGCCGAAGTCCAGCACGCGCACACTTCGCCCGCACGCCGACGGCCGCCTCGACGAGACACAGGCGGACGGCGGCGAGGAGATGACCTTCACCTACGATCCCGCTGACCCGACGCCGACTCTCGGCGGCGCGACGTTCACCAAGGGTGGATATGTCAAGGACGGCGCGCTCGCGAGGCGGAATGATGTGCTGGCCTTCACCACCGAACCCCTCGACGTCGACCTGGAGGTGATGGGAACTCCGGTTGTCACCCTTGACGACCGGACCGAGCACCCCGACGCCGACCTTTGTGTCCGCATCAGTGACGTCGACTCGCGGGGCACGTCGCGAAACGTCGCCGACGGATACCTACGCGTCCGCGACGCCACCGGTCCGATCCGCCTGGACCTGTCTCCGGTCGCCCACCGGTTCAAGGCCGGCCATCGCATCCGACTCCTTGTCGCCGGTGGCTCCTTCCCGCGGTATGCCCGCAACCCCGGCACCGGCGAGAACCCGATGACGGCCAGGACGCGACTCACCAATCGACACACGATCGCACTCGCGACCTCCCGGCTGGACCTGCCCGTGCCCTCCTGA
- a CDS encoding zinc-binding dehydrogenase encodes MRAAFADSQSDTDPLSGLVLREVPKPSPRPGWSTVRVVASSLNMHDLWTLRGVGHPPERIPIILGCDAAGYDEAGNEVIIHPVIADPDAGHGDETLDPNRALLSEQHNGAFAEYLSVPTRNVVPKPAWLSFEQAACLPVAWTTAYRMLFTQAVIRPGDRVLVQGAGGGVASAAISLAAAAGAVVYATSRSERKRAEALTWGARAVLPTGERLPERVDVVIETVGEATWSHSLRSLRPGGTLVIAGATSGTNPPAELSRIFYLQQRILGSTGGTRGELLGLLRLLEATGVRPVIDRTLPLEEIHKGFQLMIDGELTGKVVITLPDPKDLS; translated from the coding sequence ATGCGCGCCGCATTCGCCGACTCCCAGAGCGACACCGACCCGCTCTCCGGCCTGGTCCTCCGTGAAGTCCCGAAGCCGAGCCCCCGACCCGGGTGGTCGACGGTACGTGTCGTGGCGTCGTCGCTGAACATGCACGACCTGTGGACGTTGCGCGGTGTCGGCCACCCGCCGGAGCGGATCCCGATCATTCTGGGCTGCGACGCGGCGGGCTACGACGAGGCAGGCAACGAGGTGATCATCCATCCGGTGATCGCCGACCCGGATGCCGGCCACGGCGACGAGACGCTGGACCCGAACCGGGCGCTGCTGTCCGAACAGCACAACGGCGCGTTCGCCGAGTACCTGAGCGTCCCGACCCGCAACGTCGTGCCCAAGCCGGCCTGGCTGTCGTTCGAGCAGGCCGCCTGCCTGCCGGTCGCCTGGACCACCGCGTACCGGATGCTGTTCACCCAGGCCGTCATCCGGCCGGGCGACCGCGTGCTCGTTCAGGGCGCGGGCGGCGGCGTCGCCTCCGCGGCGATCAGCCTCGCCGCGGCCGCCGGTGCCGTCGTGTATGCCACCAGCCGCAGCGAGCGGAAGCGCGCCGAGGCCCTCACCTGGGGAGCCCGCGCGGTGCTGCCCACGGGCGAGCGGCTGCCGGAACGGGTCGACGTGGTGATCGAGACCGTCGGGGAGGCGACCTGGTCGCACTCACTGCGCTCGCTTCGTCCGGGAGGCACGCTGGTGATCGCCGGCGCGACCAGCGGGACGAACCCGCCCGCCGAGCTGAGCCGGATCTTCTACCTCCAGCAGCGCATCCTGGGCTCCACGGGGGGCACCCGCGGCGAGCTCCTCGGCCTGCTGCGCCTGCTCGAGGCGACTGGCGTCCGTCCCGTCATCGACCGGACCCTGCCGCTTGAGGAGATCCATAAAGGATTCCAGCTCATGATCGACGGAGAGCTGACCGGGAAGGTCGTCATCACTCTGCCCGACCCGAAGGATCTGTCGTGA
- a CDS encoding SDR family NAD(P)-dependent oxidoreductase produces the protein MSSFPAWAEPRTAIVTGGGRGIGAAISSRLAAEGAAVAVWDLDGDTAKATAAAIEEAGGRAVGLAVDVADRARIDAAVAEVDALFGPATILVNNAGISPFKRFLDITRDDYDRVFAVNLRGTFDCCQAVAPGMIAARWGRIVNIASSAGQTGNALQTHYAATKAGVIGLTMSLAKELGPKGITVNAIPPSFVDTPTLQTSQAAGFLGQGVETHVKTTPVRRVGRPEDIAAACAYLVRDEASFITGQVVGVNGGRTIG, from the coding sequence ATGAGTTCGTTTCCGGCATGGGCCGAGCCCAGAACCGCGATCGTGACCGGCGGTGGCCGTGGCATCGGCGCGGCCATCAGCAGTCGGCTGGCCGCCGAGGGCGCGGCCGTCGCCGTCTGGGATCTCGACGGCGACACCGCGAAGGCCACCGCCGCCGCGATCGAGGAGGCCGGCGGCCGGGCCGTCGGGCTGGCCGTCGACGTCGCCGACCGGGCCCGGATCGACGCGGCGGTGGCCGAGGTCGACGCCCTGTTCGGGCCGGCGACCATCCTGGTGAACAACGCGGGGATCTCACCGTTCAAACGGTTCCTCGACATCACCCGCGACGATTACGACCGGGTGTTCGCGGTGAACCTGCGCGGCACGTTCGACTGCTGCCAGGCCGTCGCCCCCGGCATGATCGCGGCCCGCTGGGGCCGCATCGTGAACATCGCGTCCTCCGCCGGCCAGACCGGGAACGCGCTGCAGACCCACTACGCCGCGACCAAGGCCGGCGTCATCGGCCTCACGATGTCCCTGGCCAAGGAACTCGGGCCCAAGGGCATCACGGTGAACGCGATCCCACCGAGCTTCGTCGACACGCCGACCCTGCAGACCAGCCAGGCCGCGGGCTTCCTCGGCCAGGGCGTCGAGACACACGTGAAGACGACTCCGGTGCGCAGGGTCGGCCGGCCCGAGGACATCGCGGCCGCGTGTGCCTACCTCGTGCGGGACGAGGCCAGCTTCATCACCGGCCAGGTCGTCGGCGTCAACGGCGGCCGGACCATCGGCTGA